In one Mycobacterium sp. NBC_00419 genomic region, the following are encoded:
- a CDS encoding GGDEF domain-containing protein, with amino-acid sequence MQQDVGVTASLRRWWEQPDQYNWFSEFLASRHLQGFARVMAGSTAGFFAIVPIVMLWSPSGPHGRVGTIGAITMSLLCVAGAIMWFVRWPSQRQSAAFALGANACVTLGCLIAGSPITGLLACTTFAPLAGYVALFHSSRLLTATLVNAGLTTAFAAVRIAADGDIALAAAHFMAVSIAVVAVPFAAQVMVHLLIVDALLSHTDPLTGLRNRRGYYTSAAQLIDTAGGSASSWLTVTLVDLDGFKQINDRHGHGFGDAVLVAVAENLRRASAMNSVVARVGGEEFLIAELTGPGDTTTRAELLRQAVESTPGGVTASLGVASMALADIERGAVQRATQHLVDEADAAMYEAKRSGGNQIRHRQSASRLPD; translated from the coding sequence ATGCAACAGGACGTGGGCGTGACGGCGTCGCTTCGGCGCTGGTGGGAACAGCCCGATCAGTACAACTGGTTCTCGGAGTTTCTGGCCTCGCGTCACCTGCAGGGGTTCGCACGGGTGATGGCCGGCTCGACCGCCGGATTCTTCGCGATAGTGCCCATCGTCATGCTGTGGAGCCCGTCGGGCCCGCACGGTCGGGTGGGCACCATAGGAGCGATCACGATGTCGCTGCTGTGCGTGGCCGGGGCGATCATGTGGTTCGTGCGCTGGCCGAGTCAACGCCAATCAGCCGCGTTCGCCCTCGGCGCCAATGCGTGCGTGACCCTCGGTTGCCTGATTGCCGGCAGCCCCATCACCGGGCTGCTGGCCTGCACCACGTTCGCTCCCCTTGCGGGGTATGTGGCGTTGTTCCACTCCAGCCGGCTGCTGACGGCCACCCTGGTCAACGCGGGCCTGACGACGGCGTTCGCGGCTGTGCGGATCGCCGCTGACGGCGATATCGCCCTGGCAGCAGCGCATTTCATGGCGGTGTCGATCGCGGTTGTCGCCGTGCCGTTCGCCGCTCAGGTGATGGTGCACCTGCTGATCGTGGACGCGCTGCTGTCGCATACCGATCCGCTGACCGGGCTGCGGAACAGGCGCGGCTACTACACGTCCGCGGCGCAGCTGATCGACACCGCCGGCGGGTCTGCGTCGTCGTGGCTCACCGTCACCCTTGTCGACCTGGACGGCTTCAAACAGATCAACGACCGGCACGGTCACGGCTTCGGCGACGCGGTCCTGGTCGCGGTCGCCGAGAACCTGCGGCGGGCAAGCGCCATGAATTCCGTGGTGGCGCGGGTGGGTGGCGAGGAATTCCTGATCGCGGAACTGACGGGACCCGGTGACACCACGACCCGCGCCGAACTCCTGCGCCAGGCCGTCGAATCGACCCCCGGCGGGGTCACCGCCAGCCTCGGGGTGGCCTCGATGGCGCTCGCGGATATCGAGCGGGGTGCTGTGCAGCGGGCAACCCAGCATCTGGTGGACGAAGCCGATGCAGCGATGTACGAGGCGAAGCGGTCCGGCGGCAACCAGATTCGGCACCGGCAGTCGGCGAGCCGGCTGCCAGACTGA
- the car gene encoding carboxylic acid reductase, with amino-acid sequence MPLDTREDRFTRRITDLYATDPQFAAAQPLPGVSEAAVGLPLSAMVRTVLAGYADRPAVGQRVTRLQLDPDTGRRTRVTEPAFDTLTYGQLWERVEAITRAWAGTAVQPGDRVAILGFTSVDYTVVDLALTQLGAVGVPLQTSAAPSHLAPIVAETEPALMAVGIDYLDDAVQLVLTGPTLKRLVVFDFHADDDGHREALDIAAIALEGTGVTVATLAEEIDRGVLGATGTPTIALDDDPLALLVYTSGSTGAPKGAMYPASKVADMWSAAAQQWDQQHGQVPAIVLSFMPMSHVMGRGALYGALSTGGTVYFAARPDLSTFLEDLALVRPTQLSLVPRVWDMIHQEVQREVDRRTDTDENRVLAEKRQSLLGGRFVTAMSGSAPIAPELKDWVERFLDMHLVEGYGSTEAGAVFADGQIRRPPVTDYKLVDVPELGYFATDLPHPRGELLVKSEQLFAGYYRRPDVTAGVFDADGFYRTGDIVAAVGPDQVRYVDRRNNVLKLSQGEFVTVSTLEAVFTASPLVSQIYLYANSSRPYLLAVVVPTDEARASRDEAGLKSAITESLQTVAHAAGLQSYEIPRDVLIETTPFTVENGLLTGIRKLAWPRLKERYGPTLEQLYTDLARAQEDELRAIRGSAADAPVLATLIRAAGALLGTAAGDLDAGAHFTDLGGDSLSALTFANLLNEVFGVEVPVGVIVSPASDLRSIAAYVEAQRSCTSTRPTFAAVHGAAATEVHAKDLTLQRFIDAETLSAAGTLPSPRREIRTVLLTGATGFLGRYLAVEWLERMSLVGGKVICLVRARSDEDARSRLDATFDSGDARLLAHYRQLAAEHLEVLAGDKGEHNLGLDTTTWQRLADTVDLIVDPAALVNHVLPYRELFAPNVLGTAELIRIALATRLKPYIYVSTIGVGAGITAGRFVEDADIRRISATRAVDDSYANGYGNSKWAGEVLLREAHDLAGLPVSVFRCDMILADTSYAGQLNLPDMFTRMILSLVATGLAPTSFYELDAAGTRQRAHYDGLPVEFVAEAISTLGTEVTDRFETYHVMNPYDDGIGLDEFVDWLIEAGYPIQRIADYDMWLQRFETAMLALPERQRHYSLLPLLHNYRRPEHPLRGSMAPTDSFRAAVQDAKIGADKDIPHVSPDVVVKYATDLALLGLL; translated from the coding sequence ATGCCACTCGATACCCGCGAAGACCGTTTCACCCGCCGAATCACCGACCTCTATGCCACCGATCCGCAGTTCGCCGCAGCACAGCCCCTGCCCGGGGTCAGCGAGGCAGCTGTCGGGCTGCCCCTGTCCGCGATGGTCAGGACCGTGTTGGCCGGCTACGCCGATCGGCCTGCGGTGGGCCAGCGTGTCACTCGATTGCAGCTCGACCCCGACACCGGGCGCCGGACCCGGGTGACCGAACCGGCATTCGACACCCTCACCTACGGGCAGCTGTGGGAGCGCGTCGAGGCGATCACCCGGGCGTGGGCAGGCACCGCGGTACAACCCGGAGACCGGGTGGCGATCCTCGGGTTCACCAGCGTCGACTACACGGTGGTCGACCTCGCGCTGACTCAGCTCGGCGCCGTGGGCGTGCCATTGCAGACCAGCGCGGCACCCTCGCACCTCGCACCGATCGTCGCCGAGACCGAGCCCGCCCTGATGGCCGTCGGCATCGACTACCTCGATGACGCAGTACAGCTCGTACTGACCGGACCGACGCTGAAACGTTTGGTGGTCTTCGACTTTCATGCCGACGACGACGGGCACCGCGAGGCACTCGACATCGCGGCCATCGCACTGGAGGGCACCGGTGTGACAGTGGCGACCCTGGCAGAAGAGATCGACCGCGGTGTCCTCGGTGCGACCGGCACGCCCACGATTGCACTCGACGACGACCCGCTGGCGCTTCTGGTCTACACCTCGGGCAGCACGGGCGCGCCCAAGGGAGCGATGTACCCCGCAAGCAAGGTCGCCGACATGTGGAGCGCCGCCGCGCAGCAGTGGGACCAGCAGCACGGACAGGTTCCGGCGATCGTGCTCAGCTTCATGCCGATGAGCCATGTGATGGGCCGCGGTGCCCTCTACGGTGCGCTGAGCACCGGTGGCACCGTGTATTTCGCCGCCCGGCCCGATCTCTCGACATTTCTCGAGGACCTCGCGCTGGTCCGACCGACACAGCTCAGTCTGGTCCCCCGCGTGTGGGACATGATCCACCAGGAGGTGCAGCGCGAGGTCGACCGCCGTACCGACACCGACGAGAACCGGGTGCTCGCCGAGAAGCGGCAGAGCCTGCTGGGCGGCCGGTTCGTCACCGCGATGAGCGGGTCGGCGCCGATCGCCCCCGAACTCAAAGACTGGGTCGAGCGGTTCCTGGACATGCACCTGGTCGAGGGATACGGCTCGACCGAGGCCGGCGCCGTCTTCGCCGACGGCCAGATCAGGCGGCCGCCGGTGACCGACTACAAACTCGTCGACGTCCCCGAACTCGGCTACTTCGCCACCGATCTACCCCATCCGCGCGGCGAGCTGCTGGTCAAGTCCGAGCAACTGTTCGCAGGCTATTACCGCCGCCCCGATGTCACCGCCGGGGTGTTCGACGCCGACGGCTTCTACCGCACCGGTGACATCGTCGCCGCCGTCGGGCCCGACCAGGTCCGCTATGTCGACCGCCGCAACAACGTTCTCAAGCTGTCACAAGGCGAGTTCGTCACGGTGTCCACACTGGAGGCGGTGTTCACCGCGAGTCCGCTGGTCTCGCAGATCTACCTGTACGCCAACAGTTCTCGGCCCTACCTGCTCGCTGTGGTGGTGCCCACCGACGAGGCGCGTGCCAGTCGCGACGAGGCCGGACTCAAGTCGGCGATCACCGAGTCACTGCAGACCGTGGCGCACGCCGCGGGCCTGCAGTCCTATGAGATCCCCCGCGACGTCCTGATCGAGACGACGCCGTTCACCGTGGAGAACGGCCTGTTGACCGGCATCCGCAAGCTCGCCTGGCCGCGGTTGAAGGAACGCTACGGCCCCACCCTCGAACAGCTGTACACCGATCTAGCCCGCGCGCAGGAAGACGAGCTGCGGGCCATCCGGGGCAGCGCAGCCGACGCCCCGGTGCTGGCGACGCTTATCCGTGCCGCAGGCGCGCTGCTGGGCACCGCGGCTGGCGATCTCGACGCCGGGGCGCACTTCACCGACCTCGGCGGAGACTCGTTGTCCGCGTTGACCTTTGCCAACCTGCTCAACGAGGTCTTCGGCGTGGAGGTGCCCGTCGGGGTGATCGTCAGTCCGGCCAGTGACCTGCGTTCCATCGCCGCCTACGTCGAGGCGCAGCGTTCCTGCACCAGCACACGGCCGACCTTCGCCGCAGTGCACGGTGCCGCCGCCACCGAGGTCCACGCCAAAGACCTTACGCTGCAACGCTTCATCGACGCCGAGACTCTCAGCGCCGCCGGCACACTGCCCAGCCCGCGCCGTGAGATCCGCACCGTTCTGCTCACCGGGGCGACGGGCTTCCTCGGCCGCTACCTCGCGGTGGAGTGGCTGGAGCGGATGAGCCTGGTCGGCGGAAAGGTGATCTGCCTGGTGCGCGCCCGCTCCGACGAGGATGCCCGCTCCCGCCTCGACGCCACGTTCGACAGCGGTGACGCCAGACTCCTTGCCCATTACCGGCAGCTGGCCGCCGAGCATCTCGAGGTCCTCGCCGGTGACAAGGGTGAGCACAACCTCGGCCTCGATACGACCACCTGGCAGCGGCTCGCCGACACCGTCGACCTGATCGTCGACCCGGCAGCCCTGGTCAACCACGTGTTGCCCTACCGGGAGTTGTTCGCGCCCAACGTGTTAGGTACCGCGGAGCTGATCCGCATCGCGTTGGCCACCCGACTCAAGCCCTACATCTACGTGTCGACGATCGGTGTGGGCGCGGGCATCACCGCGGGCCGATTCGTCGAGGACGCCGATATCCGCAGAATCAGCGCGACGCGGGCGGTCGACGACTCCTATGCCAACGGCTACGGCAACAGCAAGTGGGCGGGTGAGGTGCTGCTGCGGGAAGCTCACGATCTCGCGGGCCTGCCGGTCTCGGTGTTCCGCTGCGACATGATCCTGGCCGACACCAGCTATGCCGGCCAGCTCAATCTGCCCGACATGTTCACCCGGATGATCTTGAGCCTGGTCGCCACCGGATTGGCGCCCACGTCGTTCTACGAACTGGACGCCGCCGGCACCCGGCAACGCGCCCACTATGACGGGCTGCCGGTCGAGTTCGTCGCCGAGGCGATCTCGACGTTGGGCACCGAGGTGACCGACCGCTTCGAGACCTACCACGTGATGAACCCCTACGACGACGGCATCGGGCTCGACGAGTTCGTCGACTGGCTGATCGAGGCCGGATACCCGATCCAGCGGATCGCCGACTACGACATGTGGTTGCAGCGGTTCGAAACGGCGATGCTGGCCCTGCCCGAACGGCAACGGCACTATTCGCTGCTGCCCCTGCTGCACAACTACCGGCGACCGGAGCACCCCCTGCGCGGATCAATGGCACCCACCGACAGCTTCCGCGCCGCGGTACAGGACGCGAAGATCGGTGCGGACAAGGACATCCCGCACGTCTCCCCTGACGTGGTCGTCAAGTACGCAACAGACTTGGCCCTACTCGGACTGCTGTAG